A part of Flavobacteriaceae bacterium GSB9 genomic DNA contains:
- the argS gene encoding arginine--tRNA ligase produces the protein MSLQQTLTNKVKQAVKSNFDVELETVEFQATRKEFAGDITVVVFPMLRFVKGNPVQIGETIGNYLVEHSENVKGFNVVKGFLNIEIADSYYIDFFNSIKANASYGLVEPSTEEKAIMVEYSSPNTNKPLHLGHIRNNLLGYSVAEILKASGKKVYKTQIINDRGIHICKSMLAWEKFGNGETPESTGLKGDKLVGNYYVKFDQEYKNEIQELIANGSSEEDAKKNAPLLIEAQNMLRKWEAGDKATVALWEKMNGWVYDGFDETYKNLGVDFDTLYYESNTYLLGKEFVAEGLKSGVFHKEEDGSVWCDLTEEGLDKKIVQRADGTAVYMTQDIGTAIQRIKDFPDVGGMVYTVGNEQDYHFQVLFLILKKLGFDWAKNLYHLSYGMVDLPSGKMKSREGTVVDADDLIDDMAKTAEEISEELGKLDGYSEEEKQELYKIIGLGALKYYILKVDPKKRILFDPKESIDFQGNTGPFIQYTYARIQSILRKANVDSTATLNAIKVSLHDKERELIKQVQLFPEVVQNAAENHSPALIANYTYDLVKEFNSFYQNVSILGADSEIEKIFRVQLSKTVANTIKNAFGLLGIQVPERM, from the coding sequence ATGAGTTTGCAACAAACCCTTACCAACAAAGTAAAACAAGCCGTAAAATCCAATTTTGATGTAGAATTGGAAACTGTAGAATTTCAAGCCACCAGAAAGGAATTTGCTGGTGATATTACAGTAGTAGTTTTTCCTATGTTACGTTTTGTGAAAGGCAACCCTGTTCAAATCGGGGAAACCATTGGTAACTATTTAGTTGAACATTCTGAGAACGTAAAAGGGTTTAATGTTGTAAAAGGGTTTTTAAATATTGAAATAGCAGACTCGTATTACATCGATTTTTTCAATAGTATAAAGGCGAATGCCTCTTACGGATTGGTAGAGCCCAGTACTGAAGAAAAAGCTATTATGGTGGAGTATTCATCGCCAAATACCAACAAGCCCTTGCATTTGGGGCACATTCGTAATAACTTGCTGGGATATAGCGTTGCCGAAATTTTAAAGGCTTCAGGAAAAAAAGTATATAAAACCCAAATTATAAACGACCGCGGTATTCATATTTGTAAAAGTATGCTGGCTTGGGAGAAATTTGGTAATGGAGAAACACCAGAAAGTACTGGCTTGAAAGGCGATAAATTGGTTGGTAATTATTACGTAAAGTTTGATCAAGAATATAAAAACGAAATTCAGGAACTGATTGCTAACGGAAGCTCGGAAGAAGACGCCAAAAAGAATGCGCCTCTATTAATAGAAGCCCAAAATATGCTCCGTAAATGGGAAGCAGGCGACAAAGCTACCGTAGCCCTTTGGGAAAAAATGAACGGTTGGGTATACGATGGTTTTGATGAAACCTATAAAAACCTGGGCGTTGATTTCGATACCTTATATTACGAAAGTAATACCTATTTGTTAGGAAAGGAATTTGTGGCAGAAGGTTTAAAATCTGGCGTCTTTCATAAGGAGGAAGATGGTTCGGTGTGGTGCGATTTAACTGAAGAAGGTCTCGATAAAAAAATAGTACAACGTGCCGATGGTACTGCGGTTTATATGACCCAAGATATTGGTACGGCCATACAGCGAATTAAAGATTTTCCGGATGTGGGCGGTATGGTTTATACCGTCGGTAATGAACAAGACTACCACTTTCAGGTACTGTTTTTAATCTTAAAAAAGTTAGGTTTCGATTGGGCCAAAAACCTTTATCATTTAAGTTATGGTATGGTAGATTTGCCCAGTGGTAAAATGAAAAGCCGTGAAGGTACGGTAGTTGATGCCGATGACCTGATTGACGATATGGCCAAAACCGCTGAAGAGATTTCAGAGGAACTGGGCAAACTCGATGGCTATTCTGAAGAAGAAAAGCAAGAGTTGTACAAAATTATAGGTTTGGGTGCGCTGAAGTATTACATTTTAAAAGTAGATCCGAAGAAACGCATTTTATTCGACCCTAAAGAATCTATCGATTTTCAAGGGAATACAGGGCCATTTATTCAATACACCTACGCCCGAATTCAGTCTATTTTACGAAAAGCTAATGTCGATTCAACGGCTACACTAAACGCTATTAAAGTGTCGCTACACGACAAAGAACGCGAGCTTATCAAACAAGTACAATTATTCCCAGAAGTGGTGCAAAACGCTGCCGAAAACCACAGTCCGGCCTTAATTGCTAATTACACTTACGATTTGGTAAAGGAGTTCAATTCATTTTATCAAAATGTCTCCATTTTAGGAGCTGATTCAGAGATTGAAAAAATATTCAGAGTACAGTTATCCAAAACGGTAGCAAATACTATTAAAAATGCGTTTGGGCTTTTAGGTATTCAGGTACCCGAGCGAATGTAA
- a CDS encoding tetratricopeptide repeat-containing sensor histidine kinase has protein sequence MRRIITLFMLLFISVSFSQANDNDIDSLTIKLAFQEQDSLKVDTSLKLIKSLYDINDFDRALKYIIESEKLSHALNYTEAIAEITYYKSLIYAHKGDYINAVSGYNKSKSLFNQLKDTLGVAKVNNSIGLIEIKRGNYAKGLQFSLSAINELERRNLTKDLNLAYSNLAKAYYNINAYDNAIEFYLKALEKQKILNDVKGINESHLKLAELFSNRKEHRKAIDYYQKVLQSSSLNDSLRSVILPKLGGEYLKFNDYGNATTYLVQSYNLNHSNNTKLGMLLTLNNLGDLNIRQNRFKTAEKQLQEAGELAKALDNKIELLKHYKLLKTLDSTRGQFNKAFVWQREYYELNKALKKNEAVVDQSPAKHEGFNFNSETTPSQKITETDKEAMAALPKSEDRLGKFKLIFYGLLAALAIVSTFLVLIYLKRNSNIKYMQELEEKNIKIELQNEAFLEQTKHLENVNNVKDKLFSIVSHDLKDSLSSINGFIDLLRDGSLSREEFDNLIPELSENANNASLLLFNLLNWSKSQMQSLAPKPTLFDVQEVFEEKVKLIEPRMENKGITLVDHSLRDFAYADRSMVEIVIQNLLANALKFCNRGDSITISNHISNGSCIISIADTGVGISKQNLEKLFKNSSFTTRGTDNEKGTGLGLSICKELVELNNGKIWVESTQGVGSTFYVQLPKSKPSD, from the coding sequence ATGAGGAGAATAATTACTTTATTTATGTTATTGTTTATATCTGTTAGCTTTTCGCAGGCTAATGACAATGATATAGATAGCTTGACTATAAAACTCGCTTTTCAAGAGCAAGACTCCTTAAAGGTTGATACCTCCTTAAAACTTATTAAGTCGCTTTACGACATCAATGATTTTGACCGTGCGTTAAAATACATTATTGAAAGTGAAAAGCTTTCGCACGCACTCAACTATACTGAAGCTATTGCAGAAATCACCTACTACAAGTCATTAATCTATGCTCACAAAGGCGATTATATAAATGCGGTTAGCGGCTATAATAAATCCAAAAGCCTTTTTAACCAATTAAAAGACACACTAGGGGTTGCCAAAGTGAACAATAGTATCGGCCTTATTGAAATAAAACGAGGCAACTACGCTAAGGGATTACAGTTTTCACTTTCTGCAATAAATGAACTGGAAAGACGCAACCTAACTAAAGATCTTAACCTCGCCTACAGCAACTTAGCTAAAGCCTATTACAATATCAATGCTTACGACAATGCCATTGAGTTTTACTTAAAAGCTCTTGAAAAACAAAAAATATTGAATGATGTTAAGGGCATCAATGAATCTCATTTAAAGTTAGCTGAACTTTTCTCCAACAGAAAAGAGCATCGTAAGGCTATAGACTATTACCAAAAAGTTTTACAAAGCAGTTCGTTAAACGATTCGCTCCGTAGTGTTATATTGCCAAAATTAGGTGGCGAATACCTAAAATTTAACGATTATGGCAACGCCACAACCTATCTTGTACAAAGCTATAACCTCAACCACAGCAATAACACCAAATTGGGAATGCTTTTAACATTGAACAATTTGGGCGATTTGAACATTAGACAAAACCGATTTAAAACGGCCGAAAAACAATTACAGGAAGCTGGAGAATTAGCCAAAGCCCTTGATAATAAAATTGAATTACTAAAACATTACAAACTACTTAAAACACTCGATTCAACAAGAGGGCAATTCAATAAGGCTTTTGTTTGGCAACGTGAATATTACGAACTTAACAAAGCGCTAAAAAAGAATGAAGCTGTAGTGGACCAAAGCCCCGCCAAGCATGAAGGTTTTAATTTTAATTCAGAAACCACCCCTTCCCAAAAAATCACCGAAACAGACAAAGAAGCTATGGCAGCTCTACCTAAATCTGAAGACCGGTTAGGTAAATTTAAATTGATTTTTTACGGGCTATTAGCGGCTCTTGCCATTGTTTCAACTTTTTTGGTTCTTATTTACTTAAAGCGAAACAGCAACATAAAATATATGCAGGAGCTTGAGGAGAAGAATATTAAAATAGAACTACAGAACGAAGCCTTTTTAGAACAAACCAAGCACCTTGAGAATGTAAATAATGTGAAAGACAAATTGTTCTCTATTGTATCACACGATTTAAAAGACTCGCTCTCGTCCATAAACGGTTTCATAGACTTACTTAGAGATGGCTCGCTTTCTCGAGAGGAATTCGATAATCTAATTCCAGAGCTAAGTGAAAATGCCAATAATGCTTCACTTTTATTATTCAACTTGTTAAATTGGTCTAAATCGCAAATGCAATCTTTAGCACCTAAACCCACTCTTTTTGATGTACAGGAAGTTTTTGAAGAAAAAGTAAAACTTATTGAGCCTAGAATGGAAAACAAAGGCATAACCTTGGTTGACCATTCGTTACGTGATTTTGCCTATGCAGACCGAAGCATGGTCGAAATCGTTATCCAAAACCTATTAGCCAATGCCTTAAAGTTTTGTAACCGTGGTGACTCGATTACCATTTCCAACCACATTAGCAATGGTAGTTGTATCATCAGTATTGCCGATACAGGTGTTGGTATTTCGAAGCAAAACCTAGAAAAATTATTTAAAAACAGTTCGTTTACAACTAGGGGCACCGATAATGAAAAAGGCACTGGTTTAGGACTGTCTATTTGCAAAGAATTGGTAGAACTCAACAATGGTAAAATTTGGGTAGAAAGCACCCAAGGTGTTGGTAGTACATTCTACGTGCAGCTACCAAAATCAAAACCCTCGGATTAG
- a CDS encoding arginine deiminase-related protein, with amino-acid sequence MQQITNTVLMVRPVNFRMNEQTTVNNYYQESTNLLPNDATAKAQQEFDAFVEKLRAVGVRVIVVEDNEETDTPDAVFPNNWVSFHENGDVGVYPMFAENRRLERREDVLEILEVEGFIIENIIDYTSAEDDGVFLEGTGSIVLDRTNQKAYCALSPRADEDLFIEFCEDFEYTPVIFRANQTVNGKRKPIYHTNVMMCIAETFAVICLGSIDDKNERKNVVKHLKDNGKEVIDITEEQLKHFAGNMLQLRGKNDERYLVMSQAAYQALNTAQMDTINEHCKIIYSSLEIIETCGGGSARCMMAEIFLPKAKA; translated from the coding sequence ATGCAACAAATTACAAATACTGTTTTAATGGTCCGTCCAGTTAATTTTAGGATGAACGAGCAAACTACCGTAAACAATTACTATCAAGAGTCAACAAACTTGTTGCCTAATGACGCTACAGCTAAGGCACAGCAAGAATTTGATGCTTTTGTTGAAAAATTACGCGCAGTTGGAGTTCGTGTTATTGTGGTAGAAGATAATGAGGAAACCGATACGCCTGATGCCGTTTTTCCTAATAATTGGGTGTCATTCCATGAAAATGGCGATGTTGGTGTCTACCCCATGTTTGCCGAAAACAGGCGTCTGGAGCGGCGAGAGGATGTCTTGGAAATACTTGAAGTAGAAGGTTTTATAATTGAAAATATTATCGATTATACCAGCGCAGAAGATGATGGTGTTTTTCTTGAAGGAACGGGCAGTATTGTTTTAGACCGTACAAATCAAAAAGCCTACTGCGCCTTGTCGCCAAGGGCCGATGAAGATTTGTTTATAGAGTTTTGCGAAGATTTTGAATACACTCCAGTCATTTTTAGAGCAAACCAAACTGTTAACGGAAAGCGCAAACCTATTTACCATACTAATGTTATGATGTGCATAGCCGAGACGTTTGCCGTAATTTGTTTGGGCAGTATCGATGATAAGAACGAACGCAAAAATGTCGTAAAACATTTAAAAGACAATGGTAAAGAGGTTATCGATATTACTGAAGAACAGTTAAAACATTTCGCTGGAAATATGTTACAGCTTAGAGGTAAAAATGATGAGCGTTATTTGGTTATGAGCCAAGCAGCATATCAAGCGTTAAATACAGCACAAATGGATACTATAAATGAGCATTGTAAAATAATATATAGTTCTTTAGAAATAATAGAAACTTGTGGGGGAGGCAGTGCTCGCTGTATGATGGCCGAAATATTTTTACCTAAAGCTAAAGCTTAG
- a CDS encoding carboxypeptidase-like regulatory domain-containing protein has protein sequence MKLTLILFLITFSAISQNIAGKVLDHQTNLPIEGVSIHVKNIKKGTVSDQNGFFQLKFNIKANDSILFSHVNYIPKTITLSNLRKKGFDILLIKKTENLNPVIINPQKKLNKHVPVKRLASMKKPVYAFGSSLIKDSIYVIAGNGSYLEDTEKKAFLEVAKFPNSSFKDLLKRLSINPTWVGYRNQLQVYSINENKWYISDIRFRERAYHNINLSQKNIYVLGGKRLSNNNKKEYLDHTIEILNLEKDSVILDETNPHQAINFASFNYKNNLIMMGGSIKQDKKGQKTFTDKAHMLNTETGYWYQLNNMLECKEAKGILIDNFIYLIGGNNGKPLKTVERYNILTGVWEIIGEIFEPCSRPGLAYHNNSIYIFTKGKILTFNIVSGVLNEYNIRLNIQEPHMYFCDDKLLILGGFIENEYSKTGSNNLYQVAINEFKNTEITQSKQLKEFNLISN, from the coding sequence ATGAAATTAACCTTAATTTTATTTTTAATTACTTTTTCTGCTATCTCTCAAAACATAGCTGGGAAAGTTTTGGACCATCAAACAAACTTACCAATCGAAGGTGTTTCAATACATGTGAAAAACATAAAAAAAGGCACTGTAAGTGACCAAAATGGCTTTTTCCAATTAAAGTTTAATATAAAAGCAAATGATTCTATATTATTCTCTCATGTCAATTATATCCCCAAAACCATTACCCTGTCTAATTTAAGGAAAAAAGGATTCGATATACTTTTAATTAAAAAAACGGAAAACCTTAATCCTGTTATTATTAACCCCCAAAAAAAACTCAACAAGCATGTACCTGTAAAAAGGTTGGCTTCCATGAAAAAACCTGTTTACGCTTTTGGTTCTTCTTTAATTAAGGATTCTATTTATGTTATTGCGGGCAATGGTTCATATCTAGAAGACACGGAAAAAAAGGCATTTCTTGAAGTTGCTAAATTTCCCAATTCAAGTTTTAAGGACCTCTTAAAAAGGCTATCTATAAACCCTACTTGGGTAGGATACAGGAACCAATTACAGGTTTATAGTATTAATGAAAACAAATGGTATATTTCAGATATTAGATTTAGAGAACGTGCTTATCACAACATTAATTTATCTCAAAAGAACATCTATGTTTTAGGAGGCAAACGTTTGTCTAACAATAATAAAAAAGAGTATTTAGACCATACCATTGAAATTTTAAATTTGGAAAAAGACTCGGTTATTCTAGACGAAACCAACCCACACCAAGCTATAAATTTTGCTTCCTTTAATTACAAGAATAACCTGATCATGATGGGCGGTTCTATCAAACAGGACAAGAAAGGCCAAAAAACTTTCACTGATAAAGCCCATATGCTTAATACTGAGACAGGATATTGGTATCAATTGAACAATATGCTTGAATGTAAGGAAGCCAAAGGCATTCTTATTGATAATTTTATCTATTTAATTGGAGGAAACAATGGAAAACCATTAAAAACAGTTGAACGATACAACATCCTAACAGGAGTGTGGGAAATAATTGGAGAGATATTTGAGCCTTGTAGCAGACCTGGTTTGGCATATCACAACAATAGTATTTACATATTCACTAAAGGAAAAATTTTAACATTCAATATTGTTTCAGGTGTTTTAAACGAATACAACATTAGACTAAATATTCAAGAACCTCACATGTATTTCTGTGATGATAAATTACTGATTTTGGGTGGTTTTATTGAAAATGAATACTCTAAAACAGGCTCTAACAATTTATACCAAGTGGCTATTAATGAGTTTAAAAACACAGAAATCACACAGTCTAAACAACTTAAAGAGTTTAATTTAATCTCTAATTAA
- a CDS encoding arginine deiminase family protein yields the protein MIKLNVKNEVSRLRTVILGTAESNGPVPKVEDCYDPKSIEHVLAGTYPKETDMVQEMDAVAKVFKKYNVKVFRPEVIKDCNQIFTRDIAFVIEDKIIRSNILPNREQEVEAIRYVWDEIDRSKRILLPEECHVEGGDVIPWNDYIFVGTYSGEDYAKFITARTNMDAVIAIQELFPNKTVKSFELRKSNTNAKENALHLDCCFQPLGKGKAIIHKNGFLAEKEYNWLVNFFGRENIFEITKDEMYQMYSNVFSISEEVVISEKNFIRLNNWLRQNGFTVEEVPYAEIGKQEGLLRCTTLPLIRD from the coding sequence ATGATAAAACTCAATGTTAAAAACGAAGTTTCGCGGTTGCGAACCGTTATTTTAGGAACTGCAGAAAGTAATGGTCCTGTGCCAAAGGTAGAAGATTGTTACGACCCCAAAAGCATTGAGCATGTTTTGGCCGGAACTTATCCCAAAGAAACAGATATGGTACAAGAAATGGATGCCGTTGCTAAAGTTTTTAAAAAATACAATGTAAAGGTTTTTAGGCCAGAAGTTATTAAGGATTGCAATCAGATTTTCACACGCGATATTGCCTTTGTTATCGAAGATAAAATTATCCGTTCTAACATTTTACCCAACAGAGAACAGGAAGTGGAGGCTATTAGGTATGTTTGGGATGAAATAGATCGCTCAAAAAGAATCCTGCTTCCAGAGGAATGTCATGTAGAAGGTGGTGATGTTATCCCTTGGAACGATTATATTTTTGTTGGGACTTATTCAGGTGAAGATTACGCAAAATTTATTACCGCACGTACGAATATGGATGCCGTAATTGCTATTCAAGAACTCTTTCCTAATAAAACTGTAAAGTCTTTCGAACTCAGAAAATCGAACACCAATGCTAAAGAAAATGCGCTGCATCTCGATTGTTGTTTCCAGCCCTTAGGAAAAGGTAAGGCTATTATCCATAAAAATGGTTTTCTTGCTGAAAAAGAATATAATTGGTTAGTTAATTTCTTTGGAAGAGAAAATATTTTTGAAATCACCAAAGACGAGATGTACCAAATGTATAGTAATGTTTTTTCTATATCGGAAGAGGTGGTGATTTCAGAGAAAAACTTTATTAGATTAAATAATTGGTTGCGCCAAAACGGTTTTACTGTTGAAGAAGTTCCGTATGCAGAAATAGGTAAACAGGAGGGGCTTTTAAGGTGCACCACACTTCCGTTAATTAGAGATTAA
- a CDS encoding citrate synthase, giving the protein MANTASIEIDGKKYELPLVKGTEDEVAIDITKLRSATGGVITLDPGYKNTGSCESAITFLDGEKGILRYRGYSIEELAEKADFLEVAYLLIFGELPTKAQSEKFHSDIKAESVVDEDVHKILDAFPKAAHPMGVLSSLTSALTAFNPSSVNVNSEEDMYKSVVRILGKFPVLVAWTMRKKSGLPLDYGNKNLGYVENILKMMFKVPHEEYTQNPILVNALDKLLILHADHEQNCSTSTVRITGSSHAGLFVSLAAGISALWGPLHGGANQAVLEMLEAIKADGGDTKKYMAKAKDKNDPFRLMGFGHRVYKNFDPRAKIIKKAADEVLGDLGVEDPILGIAKGLEKEALEDQYFVDRKLYPNVDFYSGIIYRAMGIPTDMFTVMFALGRLPGWIAQWREMRLRKEPIGRPRQIYIGATKRDFVPMDKR; this is encoded by the coding sequence ATGGCAAACACAGCTAGTATAGAAATAGACGGAAAGAAATACGAATTACCTTTAGTAAAAGGTACAGAGGATGAAGTAGCAATTGATATCACGAAGCTTAGAAGTGCAACAGGTGGCGTAATCACTTTAGATCCAGGTTATAAAAACACAGGGTCTTGTGAGAGTGCCATTACTTTTTTGGATGGCGAAAAAGGGATTTTAAGATACCGTGGGTACTCTATTGAAGAGTTGGCAGAAAAAGCCGATTTTTTAGAAGTAGCCTATCTTTTAATTTTTGGAGAGTTGCCAACAAAAGCGCAAAGCGAAAAATTTCATAGCGATATAAAAGCTGAGTCTGTAGTTGATGAAGATGTTCACAAGATATTGGATGCTTTTCCAAAAGCAGCACACCCAATGGGAGTATTGTCGTCTTTAACCAGTGCGTTAACGGCGTTTAACCCTTCAAGTGTTAATGTGAATTCTGAAGAAGACATGTATAAGTCTGTTGTACGTATTTTAGGTAAATTCCCTGTTTTGGTTGCGTGGACTATGCGTAAGAAAAGTGGATTGCCACTAGATTATGGTAATAAGAACTTAGGGTATGTGGAAAACATTTTGAAAATGATGTTTAAAGTGCCTCATGAAGAATATACACAGAACCCAATTCTAGTAAATGCGCTGGACAAATTGTTAATCCTTCATGCAGACCACGAGCAAAACTGCTCTACTTCAACGGTGAGAATTACTGGGTCTTCGCATGCAGGTTTGTTTGTTTCGTTGGCTGCAGGAATATCAGCACTTTGGGGGCCACTTCATGGAGGGGCAAACCAAGCTGTACTTGAAATGCTTGAAGCGATTAAAGCGGATGGTGGAGACACTAAAAAGTATATGGCCAAAGCTAAAGATAAAAACGATCCTTTCCGTTTAATGGGATTTGGTCACAGAGTATACAAAAACTTCGACCCTCGTGCCAAGATTATTAAAAAGGCGGCCGACGAGGTTTTGGGCGATTTAGGTGTTGAAGATCCTATTTTGGGTATTGCCAAAGGACTTGAAAAAGAAGCTTTAGAAGATCAATACTTTGTTGATAGAAAATTATATCCAAATGTAGATTTCTATTCAGGTATCATTTACAGAGCTATGGGCATACCAACAGATATGTTTACTGTAATGTTCGCCTTAGGTCGTCTACCAGGTTGGATAGCACAATGGAGAGAAATGCGTTTGCGCAAAGAACCTATCGGAAGACCAAGACAAATTTATATTGGAGCTACAAAAAGAGATTTTGTGCCAATGGATAAGAGATAA
- the eno gene encoding phosphopyruvate hydratase: MSIIINVHARQILDSRGNPTVEVDVVTENNILGRAAVPSGASTGEHEAVELRDGGDTYMGKGVLKAVENVNTIIAEELIGISVFEQNLIDKVMIDLDGTPNKSKLGANAILGVSLAVAKAAANELNMPLYRYVGGVSANTLPVPMMNIINGGSHSDAPIAFQEFMIMPVKAKDFTHAMQMGTEIFHNLKKVLHDRGLSTAVGDEGGFAPNLEGGTEDALDSIKIAVEKAGYSFGDDVMIALDCASAEFYKDGKYDYTEFEGDKGKVRTSAEQAEYLAELTSKYPIISIEDGMDENDWEGWKLLTEKIGDKVQLVGDDLFVTNVERLSRGIENGIANSILIKVNQIGSLTETIAAVNMAKNAGYTSVMSHRSGETEDNTIADLAVALNCGQIKTGSASRSDRMAKYNQLLRIEEELGDVAYFPQEKAFKVK, from the coding sequence ATGAGTATAATAATTAACGTTCATGCTAGACAAATTCTAGATTCGAGAGGAAACCCTACGGTAGAAGTAGATGTAGTAACAGAAAATAATATTTTAGGTAGAGCAGCTGTGCCGTCAGGAGCTTCTACAGGAGAGCACGAAGCCGTAGAGTTGCGTGATGGTGGAGATACTTACATGGGTAAAGGTGTATTAAAAGCAGTAGAAAACGTTAATACCATAATTGCCGAAGAGTTAATAGGAATCTCTGTATTCGAACAAAACCTAATTGATAAAGTAATGATTGATTTAGATGGTACGCCAAATAAATCAAAATTAGGAGCTAATGCAATATTAGGAGTGTCGTTAGCGGTAGCTAAGGCTGCAGCCAACGAGCTAAATATGCCTTTGTACAGATATGTTGGTGGGGTATCGGCAAATACACTTCCAGTTCCAATGATGAACATTATCAACGGTGGTTCACATAGTGATGCGCCAATTGCATTCCAAGAGTTTATGATTATGCCGGTTAAGGCCAAAGATTTTACACACGCTATGCAAATGGGAACCGAAATTTTCCATAACCTGAAAAAGGTATTGCATGATAGAGGCTTGAGTACGGCTGTTGGAGATGAAGGTGGTTTTGCACCTAATTTAGAAGGCGGTACTGAAGATGCTTTAGATTCTATAAAAATAGCAGTTGAAAAAGCAGGTTACTCTTTTGGTGATGACGTTATGATTGCACTCGATTGTGCTTCTGCAGAGTTCTATAAAGATGGAAAATACGATTACACTGAGTTTGAAGGTGATAAAGGAAAAGTAAGAACATCAGCCGAACAAGCTGAGTACTTGGCAGAGTTAACATCAAAATACCCAATTATCTCTATTGAAGATGGTATGGATGAAAACGACTGGGAAGGTTGGAAATTATTAACCGAAAAGATAGGTGATAAAGTACAATTGGTTGGTGATGATTTATTTGTAACCAATGTAGAGCGTTTGTCAAGAGGTATTGAAAACGGTATTGCTAATTCAATCCTAATCAAAGTAAACCAAATCGGTTCTTTAACCGAAACGATTGCCGCTGTAAACATGGCTAAAAATGCTGGATATACTTCAGTGATGTCTCACCGATCGGGTGAAACGGAAGATAATACCATTGCAGATTTGGCGGTAGCATTAAATTGCGGACAAATAAAAACAGGTTCTGCATCACGTAGCGACCGTATGGCAAAATACAACCAACTACTTCGTATTGAAGAAGAATTGGGAGATGTTGCTTATTTTCCTCAGGAAAAGGCGTTCAAAGTGAAATAA
- the carA gene encoding glutamine-hydrolyzing carbamoyl-phosphate synthase small subunit encodes MKYQKRQKAIVLLADGTIFYGKAVGNKQGTSFGEVCFNTGMTGYQEIFTDPSYYGQLMVATNAHIGNYGTNADEVESDSIKIAGLIVKNFSYDYSRDAADDSLGNFLEKNNLLAISDVDTRALVSYIREHGAMNAVISTDVDNIDGLKKQLDEVPNMEGLELASKVSTKEPYCFGDENATYRVAALDIGIKKNILRNIANRDAYIKVFPYNAKFEDLQAFNPDGYFLSNGPGDPEPLEEAQAVAKEIIKRDLPLFGICLGHQVIALANGATTYKMYNGHRGINHPVKNLKTGKGEITSQNHGFAVNRESVENNPELEVTHVHLNDDTVAGLAMKNKNVFSVQYHPEASPGPHDSSYLFDQFIENIKKQKLSTSEV; translated from the coding sequence ATGAAATATCAAAAAAGACAAAAAGCCATCGTTCTACTAGCAGATGGTACAATTTTTTACGGTAAAGCTGTTGGTAACAAACAAGGTACATCATTTGGTGAGGTGTGCTTTAATACAGGGATGACCGGATACCAAGAAATTTTTACGGATCCGTCGTACTACGGACAACTTATGGTAGCCACCAACGCACATATTGGTAACTACGGAACCAATGCAGATGAGGTGGAATCTGATTCTATTAAAATCGCTGGGCTCATAGTTAAAAATTTTAGTTACGACTACTCTAGAGATGCAGCCGATGATTCATTGGGTAATTTCCTTGAAAAGAACAACCTATTGGCCATTTCAGATGTCGATACCAGAGCCTTAGTAAGTTACATTAGGGAGCACGGAGCTATGAATGCTGTTATTTCAACAGATGTTGATAATATCGACGGCCTTAAAAAGCAATTGGACGAAGTGCCTAACATGGAAGGTTTGGAGTTGGCTTCAAAAGTATCAACAAAAGAACCGTATTGTTTTGGTGATGAAAATGCAACTTACAGAGTCGCAGCTCTGGATATTGGCATTAAAAAGAACATTCTACGAAATATAGCCAATAGAGATGCATATATAAAAGTGTTTCCTTATAATGCAAAATTCGAAGATTTACAGGCATTCAATCCAGATGGATACTTTTTGTCTAATGGACCTGGGGATCCTGAGCCTTTAGAAGAAGCCCAAGCCGTGGCCAAAGAGATTATTAAACGTGACTTACCATTATTTGGTATTTGTTTAGGTCACCAAGTTATAGCATTGGCCAATGGAGCAACAACGTATAAAATGTACAATGGTCACCGAGGAATAAACCATCCGGTTAAAAACTTAAAAACTGGTAAAGGAGAAATTACATCTCAAAACCACGGGTTTGCAGTAAATAGAGAATCAGTTGAAAACAACCCAGAACTAGAGGTAACCCATGTACATTTAAATGATGATACCGTTGCTGGTTTGGCTATGAAAAATAAAAATGTATTTTCGGTTCAATACCATCCAGAAGCTAGCCCAGGGCCACACGATTCATCTTATCTTTTCGATCAATTTATAGAAAATATAAAAAAGCAAAAGTTAAGCACAAGTGAGGTGTAG